The following coding sequences are from one uncultured Bacteroides sp. window:
- a CDS encoding beta-mannosidase, translating to MLKQTILLLSFIPFLFSCSVKGTSAKSSPFIGVEKGHFIRDGNPYYYIGTNFWYGAILASEGEGGNRQRLHKELDFLQSIGVDNLRILVGSDGLQGVTAKVEPTLQIAPGVYNDTILAGLDYLLAEMRKRKMVAVLYLNNSWEWSGGYGQYLEWAGYGKAPVPAVDGWPAYMDYVKQYMQSDSAKTLFASYLKDILTRVNRYTHIKYVDDPAIMSWQIGNEPRAFSDQNKEPFAAWISSVAALIKSLDKNHLVSTGSEGKHGCEDDLALFEKIHADKNIDYMNIHIWPYNWGWVTKDSLQEKLDVAERNTKQYINEHLSIAKKYQKSLVLEEFGFPRDHFQFSKSTTTHVRDDYYKYVFNLIADKTFSDGLFAGCNFWGWGGFANPSATHVFWQKGDEYTGDPAQEEQGLNSVFATDSTVGIIKTANRNLK from the coding sequence CCTTTATTCCCTTTCTCTTTTCCTGTTCTGTAAAGGGAACTTCAGCAAAATCTTCTCCTTTCATTGGTGTTGAAAAAGGACATTTCATAAGGGATGGTAACCCCTATTATTATATTGGTACTAATTTTTGGTACGGAGCTATTTTAGCATCAGAGGGTGAAGGTGGAAATCGCCAACGTTTGCATAAGGAGCTTGATTTTTTACAAAGTATAGGTGTTGATAATCTTCGTATTTTGGTTGGATCAGATGGACTGCAAGGGGTTACTGCTAAAGTAGAACCCACATTGCAAATTGCTCCCGGGGTATATAATGATACTATTTTAGCCGGATTAGATTACCTGCTAGCTGAAATGCGTAAAAGAAAAATGGTAGCCGTACTCTATTTGAATAATTCTTGGGAATGGAGTGGTGGATATGGGCAGTATCTTGAATGGGCAGGTTATGGAAAAGCTCCAGTCCCTGCCGTTGATGGTTGGCCTGCTTATATGGATTATGTAAAGCAATATATGCAATCGGATAGTGCAAAAACTCTTTTTGCTAGCTATCTGAAAGATATCCTTACACGCGTCAATAGATATACTCATATAAAATATGTGGATGATCCGGCAATTATGTCTTGGCAAATAGGTAATGAACCTCGAGCTTTTTCGGATCAAAATAAAGAACCTTTTGCTGCATGGATCTCTAGCGTTGCTGCTTTAATAAAGTCATTAGATAAAAATCATTTGGTTTCGACCGGGAGTGAAGGTAAGCATGGTTGTGAGGACGATCTGGCTTTATTTGAGAAAATTCATGCAGATAAAAATATTGATTATATGAATATTCATATATGGCCTTACAATTGGGGATGGGTAACGAAAGACAGTTTGCAGGAAAAGCTGGATGTAGCTGAGAGAAACACGAAGCAGTATATAAATGAACATTTGAGTATTGCAAAGAAGTATCAGAAGTCTCTGGTTCTCGAAGAATTTGGTTTTCCCCGTGATCATTTTCAATTCTCTAAATCTACGACTACTCATGTTCGTGATGATTATTATAAATACGTATTTAATCTAATTGCTGATAAAACTTTTTCTGATGGGTTATTTGCCGGATGTAATTTCTGGGGATGGGGTGGTTTTGCTAATCCATCAGCTACTCATGTCTTTTGGCAGAAAGGAGATGAGTATACCGGTGATCCTGCTCAAGAAGAGCAAGGTTTGAACTCGGTATTTGCGACA